Proteins co-encoded in one Papaver somniferum cultivar HN1 chromosome 5, ASM357369v1, whole genome shotgun sequence genomic window:
- the LOC113282601 gene encoding ENHANCER OF AG-4 protein 2-like isoform X1 → MEFMVKERGGENCVKTKSNKLNLGDLVLAKVKAGCPAWPAKICRPEDWEREPDPKKYFVRLFGSAEIAFVSPTDIQVFNKEAKKRVVSSLQENPVQYFEAAVKEICEAFKEVEANLSGNKRIMENPQERLFLSEEQAQLRNGKHKMGTAEDLYSAKRLKHVSLGDKSVVKTVVKGDKHIKNKLSSPTVRTKSCVVSRIETCNLVSTPAGDEIVSTLKHHCLEFDATPNSNAQATPNTNNRKANIRKNGMPRPDCDTPVAQVHSRRRLVHQFDESDDEEECPTQPCTGSSKELKDVLPNALDSAHIIENSQTQEDTGECRVKKLVSGGLENIPTPTQNGSAMPCLSPGPVKIEYQEASSSLGSENKHTMIGDKNLVGSLSTTKSVELKAAKSQQKASDASTPRKLQRGISKCSGLTGKKNQNQSADKTNRPTNSSDNLKIISRPNPQLNGSIVAIEQSVGPNSISPMKHLIAAAQAKRRASNLQSSTYDGALPSTVLSASTVQGSSPVPAKGTHSALSVTSTVMHTKDLFANRTSTSPSPHNHHITPQHQADPEPEEGKVGSRSRSLRGSSSGNTEASVIRDAFEGMVETLTRTKESIGRATRLAIDCAKYDLANEVVELLIQKLENEPNFHRRVDLFFLVDSITQCSHGQKGIAGASYIPTVQAVLPRLLSAAAPLGSGAQENRRQCLKVMRLWLERKVLPEPLLRRYMDDIEVSKGNTTAGFCLRRPSRAERGVDDPIREMEGMFVDEYGSNASFQLPGLCSSHIFEEEDEEYLSTIACEEDASSPVEEVNHNLDEDQETRELIPSDGRHCILEDADGDFEMEDVSCQPDVEGTIVFSNSFVVESQAKHSGSNFEMPPSNSTNPPPLFSGSPPLPLDSPPPPPPLPPSPPPPAPLSPPPPPPPSSSPPIPPPPPSSPPPLTPPPPTQPSPSPVSEAFLLSQQSLPSSLRPQPSLPSSPPFLSQLTLSEECFTPPSVNQTAVPLSLRPQPLIKSSSPSFLDQLALSEECFTPPNESQQSPPSSLRSQQSLASSSPPYSRQLALNEECFTPPSRTQTLPVSRNAPHIRLKHEMFSQHSPRIVTRDNQSGHLLRPSVYRQGDMYRSAQASDSNKQFHASNISYPRRPYQSAPPVKVSSDRASYTKPTMQHHSQKHYPHPYSYDSYSNGRRQHATDERCKMPLSDRNPENHNNSVAGGRVLSRTAAHVVQEGYSRSLPERPCSNNKGFQLVIHNPTTSGTRRTGHVPSKLTQSRYLYS, encoded by the exons atggAATTCATGGTGAAAGAAAGAGGCGGAGAAAATTGTGTGAAAACGAAGAGTAATAAACTTAATCTGGGGGATCTGGTTTTAGCTAAGGTTAAAGCAGGATGTCCAGCTTGGCCAGCTAAG ATTTGCCGGCCTGAAGATTGGGAACGAGAACCTGATCCTAAGAAGTACTTTGTTCGATTATTTGGAAGTGCAGAAAT TGCTTTTGTTTCGCCAACTGATATCCAAGTATTTAATAAGGAAGcaaagaaaagagttgtatctagCCTCCAGGAAAATCCTGTTCAATATTTCGAAGCTGCTGTTAAGGAAATCTGTGAGGCTTTTAAAGAGGTAGAAGCAAATTTAAGTGGAAACAAGAGGATTATGGAAAATCCCCAGGAAAGATTATTCTTGTCTGAAGAGCAAGCACAACTTAGAAATGGAAAGCACAAAATGGGTACTGCTGAAGATTTATACAGCGCGAAAAGGCTGAAACATGTTTCTTTGGGTGATAAAAGTGTTGTGAAGACAGTTGTTAAAGGAGATAAACACATAAAAAATAAACTATCCTCGCCAACCGTTAGAACTAAAAGCTGTGTGGTATCAAGAATTGAAACTTGTAATTTAGTATCTACACCTGCTGGTGATGAGATTGTTTCTACACTGAAGCACCATTGCCTGGAATTTGATGCGACACCCAATTCAAATGCTCAAGCTACTCCAAATACAAACAATAGAAAGGCGAATATACGGAAAAATGGCATGCCCAGGCCTGACTGTGATACTCCTGTTGCCCAAGTCCACTCAAGGAGGAGATTAGTTCATCAATTCgatgaaagtgatgatgaagaagagtgcCCAACTCAGCCGTGTACCGGATCTTCTAAAGAATTGAAGGATGTGCTTCCAAATGCATTGGATTCTGCTCATATTATTGAAAATAGCCAAACTCAGGAGGATACTGGAGAGTGCAGAGTAAAAAAATTGGTGTCAGGGGGATTGGAGAATATTCCGACTCCGACGCAAAATGGGTCTGCTATGCCATGTCTTTCCCCTGGTCCCGTGAAAATTGAATACCAAGAAGCATCCTCTTCCTTGGGATCGGAAAATAAACACACCATGATTGGGGATAAAAATTTAGTTGGGTCACTCTCTACAACCAAATCTGTAGAGCTCAAAGCAGCAAAGAGCCAGCAGAAAGCATCTGACGCTTCTACACCCAGGAAACTTCAGCGCGGGATAAGTAAATGTTCAGGTCTGACTGGCAAGAAGAATCAAAATCAGTCGGCGGATAAGACAAACAGGCCTACTAATTCAAGTGATAACTTGAAGATTATCTCAAGGCCTAATCCTCAGTTGAATGGTTCCATTGTCGCTATAGAGCAATCTGTGGGTCCAAATTCTATTTCGCCTATGAAGCATCTTATTGCTGCAGCACAGGCAAAAAGGAGAGCGTCCAACTTGCAATCTTCTACCTATGACGGTGCTTTGCCCTCGACTGTTCTCAGTGCTTCTACAGTTCAGGGGTCGAGCCCAGTCCCTGCGAAAGGAACACATTCGGCTCTGTCAGTCACTAGCACTGTGATGCATACAAAAGATTTATTTGCTAACAGAACTTCAACATCCCCATCTCCTCATAACCATCACATCACGCCACAACATCAAGCTGATCCTGAACCTGAGGAGGGTAAAGTTGGTTCCCGATCCCGGTCACTTAGGGGGTCATCCAGTGGTAATACTGAAGCATCCGTCATCCGGGATGCTTTTGAAGGAATGGTAGAGACATTGACAAGGACAAAGGAAAGTATTGGGCGTGCGACCCGTCTTGCTATTGATTGCGCAAAGTATGATCTTGCCAATGAG GTTGTGGAACTTCTTATCCAAAAGTTGGAGAACGAGCCAAATTTTCATCGTAGAGTTGATTTGTTCTTTCTCGTGGATTCTATTACACAGTGTTCACATGGTCAGAAAG GAATTGCTGGAGCTTCTTACATTCCCACCGTACAAGCAGTGTTGCCGCGTCTTCTAAGCGCTGCTGCTCCACTTGGATCTGGTGCTCAAGAAAATCGTCGCCAATGTCTCAAG GTTATGCGTTTATGGCTTGAGCGGAAAGTCCTACCTGAGCCGCTTCTTAGACGctacatggatgatattgaagTTTCAAAGGGCAATACAACAGCTGGATTTTGTCTTAGACGGCCCTCTCGAGCTGAGCGTGGTGTAGATGATCCAATTAGAGAAATGGAAGGGATGTTTGTTGATGAATATGGGAG CAATGCTTCCTTTCAGTTGCCTGGGCTTTGTTCTTCTCATATatttgaggaagaagatgaggaataTCTCTCTACCATTGCATGTGAGGAAGATGCATCATCACCAGTAGAAGAAGTCAACCATAATTTGGACGAAGACCAGGAAACGCGTGAGCTCATTCCAAGTGACGGGCGTCATTGCATATTGGAGGATGCTGATGGTGATTTTGAAATGGAAGATGTTTCCTGTCAACCAGATGTTGAGGGGACCATAGTCTTCAGCAATTCTTTTGTAGTGGAATCCCAGGCAAAACATTCAGGTAGCAATTTTGAAATGCCTCCAAGTAACTCAACCAACCCTCCGCCTCTTTTTTCGGGTTCTCCACCATTACCTCTAGATTCCCCACCTCCCCCACCACCTTTACCTCCTTCCCCACCACCACCGGCACCATTGTCTCCACCACCCcctccaccaccatcttcatctccaCCTATACCACCACCGCCTCCATCATCGCCACCTCCACTTACACCTCCTCCACCAACACAGCCATCGCCGTCTCCAGTTTCTGAAGCTTTCTTGCTATCCCAGCAATCACTACCATCATCATTGAGGCCTCAGCCATCATTACCATCTTCACCACCATTTTTGTCTCAACTGACTCTGTCTGAAGAGTGTTTTACTCCTCCAAGTGTGAACCAAACAGCGGTGCCGTTGTCATTGAGACCTCAGCCATTGATAAAATCTTCTTCACCTTCATTTTTGGATCAACTAGCTCTATCCGAAGAATGTTTTACGCCTCCAAATGAATCTCAAcaatcaccaccatcatcattgAGATCTCAGCAGTCACTAGCATCGTCTTCACCACCATATTCGAGGCAACTAGCTCTAAATGAGGAATGCTTTACGCCTCCAAGT AGAACCCAAACTCTTCCAGTATCTAGAAATGCTCCACACATTCGTTTAAAGCACGAGATGTTTTCACAGCATTCACCTCGCATAGTCACTAGGGATAATCAATCGGGCCATCTTTTAAGGCCTTCCGTGTATCGGCAAGGGGACATGTATCGAAGTGCCCAGGCATCTGATTCAAACAAGCAGTTTCATGCAAGTAATATATCTTATCCTCGGAGACCATATCAGTCTGCACCCCCTGTAAAAGTCTCATCTGATCGTGCTTCATACACGAAGCCTACAATGCAGCACCATTCACAGAAACATTACCCCCATCCATATTCATATGACTCCTATTCGAATGGTCGGAGGCAGCATGCTACAGATGAACGGTGTAAGATGCCTTTAAGTGATCGTAATCCAGAGAATCATAATAATTCAGTTGCTGGAGGGAGAGTTCTGTCACGTACTGCAGCACATGTGGTTCAAGAAG GCTATTCGCGGTCTCTTCCTGAAAGGCCGTGCAGTAACAACAAGGGATTCCAACTTGTGATCCACAATCCTACTACATCTGGGACTCGCAGAACAG GTCACGTGCCATCCAAGCTGACGCAATCCAGATATCTGTACTCGTAA
- the LOC113282601 gene encoding ENHANCER OF AG-4 protein 2-like isoform X2 — MENPQERLFLSEEQAQLRNGKHKMGTAEDLYSAKRLKHVSLGDKSVVKTVVKGDKHIKNKLSSPTVRTKSCVVSRIETCNLVSTPAGDEIVSTLKHHCLEFDATPNSNAQATPNTNNRKANIRKNGMPRPDCDTPVAQVHSRRRLVHQFDESDDEEECPTQPCTGSSKELKDVLPNALDSAHIIENSQTQEDTGECRVKKLVSGGLENIPTPTQNGSAMPCLSPGPVKIEYQEASSSLGSENKHTMIGDKNLVGSLSTTKSVELKAAKSQQKASDASTPRKLQRGISKCSGLTGKKNQNQSADKTNRPTNSSDNLKIISRPNPQLNGSIVAIEQSVGPNSISPMKHLIAAAQAKRRASNLQSSTYDGALPSTVLSASTVQGSSPVPAKGTHSALSVTSTVMHTKDLFANRTSTSPSPHNHHITPQHQADPEPEEGKVGSRSRSLRGSSSGNTEASVIRDAFEGMVETLTRTKESIGRATRLAIDCAKYDLANEVVELLIQKLENEPNFHRRVDLFFLVDSITQCSHGQKGIAGASYIPTVQAVLPRLLSAAAPLGSGAQENRRQCLKVMRLWLERKVLPEPLLRRYMDDIEVSKGNTTAGFCLRRPSRAERGVDDPIREMEGMFVDEYGSNASFQLPGLCSSHIFEEEDEEYLSTIACEEDASSPVEEVNHNLDEDQETRELIPSDGRHCILEDADGDFEMEDVSCQPDVEGTIVFSNSFVVESQAKHSGSNFEMPPSNSTNPPPLFSGSPPLPLDSPPPPPPLPPSPPPPAPLSPPPPPPPSSSPPIPPPPPSSPPPLTPPPPTQPSPSPVSEAFLLSQQSLPSSLRPQPSLPSSPPFLSQLTLSEECFTPPSVNQTAVPLSLRPQPLIKSSSPSFLDQLALSEECFTPPNESQQSPPSSLRSQQSLASSSPPYSRQLALNEECFTPPSRTQTLPVSRNAPHIRLKHEMFSQHSPRIVTRDNQSGHLLRPSVYRQGDMYRSAQASDSNKQFHASNISYPRRPYQSAPPVKVSSDRASYTKPTMQHHSQKHYPHPYSYDSYSNGRRQHATDERCKMPLSDRNPENHNNSVAGGRVLSRTAAHVVQEGYSRSLPERPCSNNKGFQLVIHNPTTSGTRRTGHVPSKLTQSRYLYS, encoded by the exons ATGGAAAATCCCCAGGAAAGATTATTCTTGTCTGAAGAGCAAGCACAACTTAGAAATGGAAAGCACAAAATGGGTACTGCTGAAGATTTATACAGCGCGAAAAGGCTGAAACATGTTTCTTTGGGTGATAAAAGTGTTGTGAAGACAGTTGTTAAAGGAGATAAACACATAAAAAATAAACTATCCTCGCCAACCGTTAGAACTAAAAGCTGTGTGGTATCAAGAATTGAAACTTGTAATTTAGTATCTACACCTGCTGGTGATGAGATTGTTTCTACACTGAAGCACCATTGCCTGGAATTTGATGCGACACCCAATTCAAATGCTCAAGCTACTCCAAATACAAACAATAGAAAGGCGAATATACGGAAAAATGGCATGCCCAGGCCTGACTGTGATACTCCTGTTGCCCAAGTCCACTCAAGGAGGAGATTAGTTCATCAATTCgatgaaagtgatgatgaagaagagtgcCCAACTCAGCCGTGTACCGGATCTTCTAAAGAATTGAAGGATGTGCTTCCAAATGCATTGGATTCTGCTCATATTATTGAAAATAGCCAAACTCAGGAGGATACTGGAGAGTGCAGAGTAAAAAAATTGGTGTCAGGGGGATTGGAGAATATTCCGACTCCGACGCAAAATGGGTCTGCTATGCCATGTCTTTCCCCTGGTCCCGTGAAAATTGAATACCAAGAAGCATCCTCTTCCTTGGGATCGGAAAATAAACACACCATGATTGGGGATAAAAATTTAGTTGGGTCACTCTCTACAACCAAATCTGTAGAGCTCAAAGCAGCAAAGAGCCAGCAGAAAGCATCTGACGCTTCTACACCCAGGAAACTTCAGCGCGGGATAAGTAAATGTTCAGGTCTGACTGGCAAGAAGAATCAAAATCAGTCGGCGGATAAGACAAACAGGCCTACTAATTCAAGTGATAACTTGAAGATTATCTCAAGGCCTAATCCTCAGTTGAATGGTTCCATTGTCGCTATAGAGCAATCTGTGGGTCCAAATTCTATTTCGCCTATGAAGCATCTTATTGCTGCAGCACAGGCAAAAAGGAGAGCGTCCAACTTGCAATCTTCTACCTATGACGGTGCTTTGCCCTCGACTGTTCTCAGTGCTTCTACAGTTCAGGGGTCGAGCCCAGTCCCTGCGAAAGGAACACATTCGGCTCTGTCAGTCACTAGCACTGTGATGCATACAAAAGATTTATTTGCTAACAGAACTTCAACATCCCCATCTCCTCATAACCATCACATCACGCCACAACATCAAGCTGATCCTGAACCTGAGGAGGGTAAAGTTGGTTCCCGATCCCGGTCACTTAGGGGGTCATCCAGTGGTAATACTGAAGCATCCGTCATCCGGGATGCTTTTGAAGGAATGGTAGAGACATTGACAAGGACAAAGGAAAGTATTGGGCGTGCGACCCGTCTTGCTATTGATTGCGCAAAGTATGATCTTGCCAATGAG GTTGTGGAACTTCTTATCCAAAAGTTGGAGAACGAGCCAAATTTTCATCGTAGAGTTGATTTGTTCTTTCTCGTGGATTCTATTACACAGTGTTCACATGGTCAGAAAG GAATTGCTGGAGCTTCTTACATTCCCACCGTACAAGCAGTGTTGCCGCGTCTTCTAAGCGCTGCTGCTCCACTTGGATCTGGTGCTCAAGAAAATCGTCGCCAATGTCTCAAG GTTATGCGTTTATGGCTTGAGCGGAAAGTCCTACCTGAGCCGCTTCTTAGACGctacatggatgatattgaagTTTCAAAGGGCAATACAACAGCTGGATTTTGTCTTAGACGGCCCTCTCGAGCTGAGCGTGGTGTAGATGATCCAATTAGAGAAATGGAAGGGATGTTTGTTGATGAATATGGGAG CAATGCTTCCTTTCAGTTGCCTGGGCTTTGTTCTTCTCATATatttgaggaagaagatgaggaataTCTCTCTACCATTGCATGTGAGGAAGATGCATCATCACCAGTAGAAGAAGTCAACCATAATTTGGACGAAGACCAGGAAACGCGTGAGCTCATTCCAAGTGACGGGCGTCATTGCATATTGGAGGATGCTGATGGTGATTTTGAAATGGAAGATGTTTCCTGTCAACCAGATGTTGAGGGGACCATAGTCTTCAGCAATTCTTTTGTAGTGGAATCCCAGGCAAAACATTCAGGTAGCAATTTTGAAATGCCTCCAAGTAACTCAACCAACCCTCCGCCTCTTTTTTCGGGTTCTCCACCATTACCTCTAGATTCCCCACCTCCCCCACCACCTTTACCTCCTTCCCCACCACCACCGGCACCATTGTCTCCACCACCCcctccaccaccatcttcatctccaCCTATACCACCACCGCCTCCATCATCGCCACCTCCACTTACACCTCCTCCACCAACACAGCCATCGCCGTCTCCAGTTTCTGAAGCTTTCTTGCTATCCCAGCAATCACTACCATCATCATTGAGGCCTCAGCCATCATTACCATCTTCACCACCATTTTTGTCTCAACTGACTCTGTCTGAAGAGTGTTTTACTCCTCCAAGTGTGAACCAAACAGCGGTGCCGTTGTCATTGAGACCTCAGCCATTGATAAAATCTTCTTCACCTTCATTTTTGGATCAACTAGCTCTATCCGAAGAATGTTTTACGCCTCCAAATGAATCTCAAcaatcaccaccatcatcattgAGATCTCAGCAGTCACTAGCATCGTCTTCACCACCATATTCGAGGCAACTAGCTCTAAATGAGGAATGCTTTACGCCTCCAAGT AGAACCCAAACTCTTCCAGTATCTAGAAATGCTCCACACATTCGTTTAAAGCACGAGATGTTTTCACAGCATTCACCTCGCATAGTCACTAGGGATAATCAATCGGGCCATCTTTTAAGGCCTTCCGTGTATCGGCAAGGGGACATGTATCGAAGTGCCCAGGCATCTGATTCAAACAAGCAGTTTCATGCAAGTAATATATCTTATCCTCGGAGACCATATCAGTCTGCACCCCCTGTAAAAGTCTCATCTGATCGTGCTTCATACACGAAGCCTACAATGCAGCACCATTCACAGAAACATTACCCCCATCCATATTCATATGACTCCTATTCGAATGGTCGGAGGCAGCATGCTACAGATGAACGGTGTAAGATGCCTTTAAGTGATCGTAATCCAGAGAATCATAATAATTCAGTTGCTGGAGGGAGAGTTCTGTCACGTACTGCAGCACATGTGGTTCAAGAAG GCTATTCGCGGTCTCTTCCTGAAAGGCCGTGCAGTAACAACAAGGGATTCCAACTTGTGATCCACAATCCTACTACATCTGGGACTCGCAGAACAG GTCACGTGCCATCCAAGCTGACGCAATCCAGATATCTGTACTCGTAA
- the LOC113282601 gene encoding ENHANCER OF AG-4 protein 2-like isoform X3, whose protein sequence is MEFMVKERGGENCVKTKSNKLNLGDLVLAKVKAGCPAWPAKICRPEDWEREPDPKKYFVRLFGSAEIAFVSPTDIQVFNKEAKKRVVSSLQENPVQYFEAAVKEICEAFKEVEANLSGNKRIMENPQERLFLSEEQAQLRNGKHKMGTAEDLYSAKRLKHVSLGDKSVVKTVVKGDKHIKNKLSSPTVRTKSCVVSRIETCNLVSTPAGDEIVSTLKHHCLEFDATPNSNAQATPNTNNRKANIRKNGMPRPDCDTPVAQVHSRRRLVHQFDESDDEEECPTQPCTGSSKELKDVLPNALDSAHIIENSQTQEDTGECRVKKLVSGGLENIPTPTQNGSAMPCLSPGPVKIEYQEASSSLGSENKHTMIGDKNLVGSLSTTKSVELKAAKSQQKASDASTPRKLQRGISKCSGLTGKKNQNQSADKTNRPTNSSDNLKIISRPNPQLNGSIVAIEQSVGPNSISPMKHLIAAAQAKRRASNLQSSTYDGALPSTVLSASTVQGSSPVPAKGTHSALSVTSTVMHTKDLFANRTSTSPSPHNHHITPQHQADPEPEEGKVGSRSRSLRGSSSGNTEASVIRDAFEGMVETLTRTKESIGRATRLAIDCAKYDLANEVVELLIQKLENEPNFHRRVDLFFLVDSITQCSHGQKGIAGASYIPTVQAVLPRLLSAAAPLGSGAQENRRQCLKVMRLWLERKVLPEPLLRRYMDDIEVSKGNTTAGFCLRRPSRAERGVDDPIREMEGMFVDEYGSNASFQLPGLCSSHIFEEEDEEYLSTIACEEDASSPVEEVNHNLDEDQETRELIPSDGRHCILEDADGDFEMEDVSCQPDVEGTIVFSNSFVVESQAKHSGSNFEMPPSNSTNPPPLFSGSPPLPLDSPPPPPPLPPSPPPPAPLSPPPPPPPSSSPPIPPPPPSSPPPLTPPPPTQPSPSPVSEAFLLSQQSLPSSLRPQPSLPSSPPFLSQLTLSEECFTPPSVNQTAVPLSLRPQPLIKSSSPSFLDQLALSEECFTPPNESQQSPPSSLRSQQSLASSSPPYSRQLALNEECFTPPSYLEMLHTFV, encoded by the exons atggAATTCATGGTGAAAGAAAGAGGCGGAGAAAATTGTGTGAAAACGAAGAGTAATAAACTTAATCTGGGGGATCTGGTTTTAGCTAAGGTTAAAGCAGGATGTCCAGCTTGGCCAGCTAAG ATTTGCCGGCCTGAAGATTGGGAACGAGAACCTGATCCTAAGAAGTACTTTGTTCGATTATTTGGAAGTGCAGAAAT TGCTTTTGTTTCGCCAACTGATATCCAAGTATTTAATAAGGAAGcaaagaaaagagttgtatctagCCTCCAGGAAAATCCTGTTCAATATTTCGAAGCTGCTGTTAAGGAAATCTGTGAGGCTTTTAAAGAGGTAGAAGCAAATTTAAGTGGAAACAAGAGGATTATGGAAAATCCCCAGGAAAGATTATTCTTGTCTGAAGAGCAAGCACAACTTAGAAATGGAAAGCACAAAATGGGTACTGCTGAAGATTTATACAGCGCGAAAAGGCTGAAACATGTTTCTTTGGGTGATAAAAGTGTTGTGAAGACAGTTGTTAAAGGAGATAAACACATAAAAAATAAACTATCCTCGCCAACCGTTAGAACTAAAAGCTGTGTGGTATCAAGAATTGAAACTTGTAATTTAGTATCTACACCTGCTGGTGATGAGATTGTTTCTACACTGAAGCACCATTGCCTGGAATTTGATGCGACACCCAATTCAAATGCTCAAGCTACTCCAAATACAAACAATAGAAAGGCGAATATACGGAAAAATGGCATGCCCAGGCCTGACTGTGATACTCCTGTTGCCCAAGTCCACTCAAGGAGGAGATTAGTTCATCAATTCgatgaaagtgatgatgaagaagagtgcCCAACTCAGCCGTGTACCGGATCTTCTAAAGAATTGAAGGATGTGCTTCCAAATGCATTGGATTCTGCTCATATTATTGAAAATAGCCAAACTCAGGAGGATACTGGAGAGTGCAGAGTAAAAAAATTGGTGTCAGGGGGATTGGAGAATATTCCGACTCCGACGCAAAATGGGTCTGCTATGCCATGTCTTTCCCCTGGTCCCGTGAAAATTGAATACCAAGAAGCATCCTCTTCCTTGGGATCGGAAAATAAACACACCATGATTGGGGATAAAAATTTAGTTGGGTCACTCTCTACAACCAAATCTGTAGAGCTCAAAGCAGCAAAGAGCCAGCAGAAAGCATCTGACGCTTCTACACCCAGGAAACTTCAGCGCGGGATAAGTAAATGTTCAGGTCTGACTGGCAAGAAGAATCAAAATCAGTCGGCGGATAAGACAAACAGGCCTACTAATTCAAGTGATAACTTGAAGATTATCTCAAGGCCTAATCCTCAGTTGAATGGTTCCATTGTCGCTATAGAGCAATCTGTGGGTCCAAATTCTATTTCGCCTATGAAGCATCTTATTGCTGCAGCACAGGCAAAAAGGAGAGCGTCCAACTTGCAATCTTCTACCTATGACGGTGCTTTGCCCTCGACTGTTCTCAGTGCTTCTACAGTTCAGGGGTCGAGCCCAGTCCCTGCGAAAGGAACACATTCGGCTCTGTCAGTCACTAGCACTGTGATGCATACAAAAGATTTATTTGCTAACAGAACTTCAACATCCCCATCTCCTCATAACCATCACATCACGCCACAACATCAAGCTGATCCTGAACCTGAGGAGGGTAAAGTTGGTTCCCGATCCCGGTCACTTAGGGGGTCATCCAGTGGTAATACTGAAGCATCCGTCATCCGGGATGCTTTTGAAGGAATGGTAGAGACATTGACAAGGACAAAGGAAAGTATTGGGCGTGCGACCCGTCTTGCTATTGATTGCGCAAAGTATGATCTTGCCAATGAG GTTGTGGAACTTCTTATCCAAAAGTTGGAGAACGAGCCAAATTTTCATCGTAGAGTTGATTTGTTCTTTCTCGTGGATTCTATTACACAGTGTTCACATGGTCAGAAAG GAATTGCTGGAGCTTCTTACATTCCCACCGTACAAGCAGTGTTGCCGCGTCTTCTAAGCGCTGCTGCTCCACTTGGATCTGGTGCTCAAGAAAATCGTCGCCAATGTCTCAAG GTTATGCGTTTATGGCTTGAGCGGAAAGTCCTACCTGAGCCGCTTCTTAGACGctacatggatgatattgaagTTTCAAAGGGCAATACAACAGCTGGATTTTGTCTTAGACGGCCCTCTCGAGCTGAGCGTGGTGTAGATGATCCAATTAGAGAAATGGAAGGGATGTTTGTTGATGAATATGGGAG CAATGCTTCCTTTCAGTTGCCTGGGCTTTGTTCTTCTCATATatttgaggaagaagatgaggaataTCTCTCTACCATTGCATGTGAGGAAGATGCATCATCACCAGTAGAAGAAGTCAACCATAATTTGGACGAAGACCAGGAAACGCGTGAGCTCATTCCAAGTGACGGGCGTCATTGCATATTGGAGGATGCTGATGGTGATTTTGAAATGGAAGATGTTTCCTGTCAACCAGATGTTGAGGGGACCATAGTCTTCAGCAATTCTTTTGTAGTGGAATCCCAGGCAAAACATTCAGGTAGCAATTTTGAAATGCCTCCAAGTAACTCAACCAACCCTCCGCCTCTTTTTTCGGGTTCTCCACCATTACCTCTAGATTCCCCACCTCCCCCACCACCTTTACCTCCTTCCCCACCACCACCGGCACCATTGTCTCCACCACCCcctccaccaccatcttcatctccaCCTATACCACCACCGCCTCCATCATCGCCACCTCCACTTACACCTCCTCCACCAACACAGCCATCGCCGTCTCCAGTTTCTGAAGCTTTCTTGCTATCCCAGCAATCACTACCATCATCATTGAGGCCTCAGCCATCATTACCATCTTCACCACCATTTTTGTCTCAACTGACTCTGTCTGAAGAGTGTTTTACTCCTCCAAGTGTGAACCAAACAGCGGTGCCGTTGTCATTGAGACCTCAGCCATTGATAAAATCTTCTTCACCTTCATTTTTGGATCAACTAGCTCTATCCGAAGAATGTTTTACGCCTCCAAATGAATCTCAAcaatcaccaccatcatcattgAGATCTCAGCAGTCACTAGCATCGTCTTCACCACCATATTCGAGGCAACTAGCTCTAAATGAGGAATGCTTTACGCCTCCAAGT TATCTAGAAATGCTCCACACATTCGTTTAA